The following are encoded together in the Daucus carota subsp. sativus chromosome 5, DH1 v3.0, whole genome shotgun sequence genome:
- the LOC108221052 gene encoding transcription factor ALC yields MADLYGTNGRDSPALESEDMSSFLHNLLHSSAAAAPYGSYKPRTTSDFADHAAYFPPEMKENALGHFSSSAENSDPIRRNGSGSNEADEFDFGCEEPEEPEVPANSVPPRSSSKRTRAAEIHNLSEKRRRSRINEKLKALQNLIPNSNKTDKASMLDEAIEYLKQLQLQVQMLTMRNGLGLNPVYLPETLQTVQLTHQRGSDYNEANPLMNTSRRIASTDPKFPAHATLYMSNHHPSNQSVVLPSTTNINNSETSYGLNPSIPESM; encoded by the exons ATGGCAGATCTGTACGGCACCAACGGTCGTGATTCTCCCGCGCTTGAATCAGAAGATATGTCGTCTTTTCTTCATAATCTGCTGCACAGCTCCGCCGCGGCTGCGCCTTATGGATCATACAAGCCGAGGACTACTTCTGATTTCGCGGATCATGCTGCTTATTTTCCGCCGGAGATGAAGGAGAATGCGCTCGGGCATTTCTCGTCGTCCGCGGAGAATTCTGATCCGATCAGGAGGAATGGTTCGGGGAGTAATGAGGCTGATGAGTTTGATTTTGGCTGCGAG GAGCCTGAAGAGCCTGAGGTGCCGGCTAATTCAGTACCTCCGCGTTCTTCGTCGAAGAGGACTAGAGCAGCGGAGATTCATAATTTATCGGAAAAA aGGAGGAGAAGCAGGATTAACGAAAAACTGAAAGCACTGCAGAACCTGATTCCGAATTCTAACAAG ACTGATAAGGCTTCTATGCTTGATGAAGCAATTGAGTATCTTAAACAGCTTCAACTACAAGTACAG ATGCTGACTATGCGAAATGGATTAGGTCTGAATCCAGTTTACTTGCCAGAAACACTGCAGACAGTGCAACTAACGCATCAGAGAGGTTCAGACTACAATGAGGCAAACCCACTGATGAATACGAGCAGAAGAATTGCATCCACGGACCCTAAATTCCCAGCACATGCAACACTATACATGTCGAATCATCATCCATCAAACCAGTCAGTCGTCCTACCATCGACAACTAATATCAACAATTCAGAAACCTCATATGGTTTGAATCCTTCGATTCCGGAATCAATGTGA
- the LOC108223657 gene encoding probable E3 ubiquitin-protein ligase RHG1A isoform X1: MQSSQQNQLPDYMSLSNTAFTYLNATNSEGQNVSVGNTSGSSSIAAQSLFDHGGQNSELVWGSSMIGSSGVGPIRQSETASVFPVNAGSYSYSQNANGPVFVQSSAVSQDFNINAGSGEQGSDDCQIVERPNIFKSGSSVNARLPSSGSSSNPYGLHLGGYVEDRDGRPGSSSAGRHLSRKRKAMDGDIGQSSGSGTSNYYQQAGGSAWHTARPNASNSLNISLPSDNASGTSQLERFNQGFQVSAGGIPSEIPPAVTAARTSESSHRNLRLRFSSSHQLDSSPANAFAAGTAVGPVDYFTRHQPQRSTPVNGPLDLLPPAITSSGIMQSQSSLAHVPVMHHNLQSARWNRNSSLRPGSSSGVAIPGDNQGIASHYEARSRILQQNMLEHHMFIPSGMTASTQSQGPWGLTSGNNIAVSAAAPHSVSAAAAPQSVSAAAPHNGSAAGSNPTSAPNAVRIRNSPQHSRRLSELVRRSLLSSSGIQSGGQTSNALSGTPASAQGTNIPSGDQGHHLPQSRSANLPTRRYDGAFGIPVSLRTLAAATAPEGRSRLVSEQIRNVLAQMRRGEGLRFEDIMMLDQSVLFGMADHDGHRDMRLDIDNMSYEELLALEDRIGYVNTGLSENAMKKCLKKRKYKATSKDQKESEPCCICQEEYVNGDELGKLKCGHDFHTDCIKQWLKQKNLCPICKATTGDTKEK; this comes from the exons ATGCAGAGTTCTCAACAGAACCAGCTTCCAGATTATATGTCACTCAGTAATACAGCATTTACATATCTGAATGCTACCAATTCAGAAGGGCAAAATGTAAGTGTAGGGAATACGAGTGGATCAAGTTCTATTGCTGCACAAAGCCTTTTTGATCATGGTGGACAGAACTCTGAGCTTGTATGGGGGTCTTCAATGATTGGTTCTTCTGGAGTTGGTCCCATCCGGCAAAGTGAAACTGCAAGTGTTTTCCCTGTGAATGCTGGTAGTTACAGTTATAGTCAGAATGCAAATGGTCCGGTGTTTGTGCAGAGTTCTGCTGTTTCTCAGGACTTTAACATTAATGCAGGATCTGGGGAACAAGGTAGTGATGATTGTCAGATTGTGGAACGCCCCAATATATTCAAGTCTGGTTCATCAGTGAATGCACGATTACCGTCTAGTGGCAGTTCTTCTAATCCTTATGGGCTGCATCTTGGGGGATATGTGGAGGACAGAGATGGAAGACCAGGTAGTTCGTCAGCAGGTCGTCATTTATCCCGTAAAAGAAAAGCTATGGACGGAGACATTGGACAGTCGTCTGGAAGTGGTACTTCAAACTACTATCAGCAGGCTGGAGGTAGCGCATGGCATACTGCTCGTCCAAATGCCAGCAACAGCTTAAACATCTCATTACCATCAGACAATGCTAGTGGTACTAGTCAACTGGAGCGGTTTAATCAAGGATTTCAAGTGAGTGCAGGAGGCATTCCTTCAGAGATTCCTCCAGCTGTAACTGCAGCAAGAACTTCTGAAAGCTCTCATAGGAACTTGCGCTTAAGGTTCAGCTCTTCACATCAGTTAGATTCCTCACCAGCTAATGCGTTTGCAGCAGGGACTGCTGTTGGACCAGTTGATTATTTTACTCGCCATCAACCACAAAGGAGTACCCCCGTCAATGGTCCTTTGGATTTGTTACCACCAGCAATTACGTCCAGTGGAATAATGCAAAGTCAGTCCTCCCTTGCACATGTCCCTGTTATGCACCACAATCTACAATCTGCTAGGTGGAACAGAAATTCCAGCTTAAGACCTGGCAGTTCTTCAGGTGTTGCAATCCCGGGAGATAATCAAGGTATTGCATCTCATTACGAAGCAAGGTCAAGAATCTTGCAGCAAAATATGTTGGAGCATCACATGTTTATACCATCTGGGATGACAGCTTCAACTCAATCACAAGGTCCATGGGGTTTGACCAGTGGGAATAACATTGCTGTCTCTGCTGCTGCTCCTCACAGTGTCTCTGCTGCTGCTGCTCCTCAGAGTGTCTCTGCTGCTGCTCCTCACAATGGCTCTGCTGCTGGTTCCAATCCCACCTCTGCCCCTAACGCGGTCCGTATTCGTAATTCTCCACAACATTCACGCAGACTGTCTGAATTGGTTCGAAGATCCTTGTTATCCTCTTCTGGTATTCAATCTGGAGGTCAGACCAGCAATGCTCTTTCAGGTACTCCTGCTTCTGCACAAGGGACGAACATTCCATCTGGAGACCAGGGGCATCATTTGCCTCAGTCAAGGTCTGCAAATTTACCAACTAGACGTTATGATGGTGCTTTTGGAATCCCCGTTTCACTTCGAACTTTAGCTGCTGCCACTGCCCCTGAAGGAAGAAGCAGGCTTGTGTCTGAG CAGATTCGCAATGTATTGGCTCAAATGCGTAGGGGTGAGGGCTTGAGGTTTGAG GACATTATGATGCTTGACCAGTCTGTCTTATTTGGGATGGCTGATCACGATGGGCACAGGGATATGAGGCTTGATATTGATAACATGTCCTATGAG GAATTGTTGGCGCTGGAAGATCGCATTGGATACGTGAATACTGGATTGAGTGAAAATGCAATGAAAAAATGTCTGAAGAAGAGGAAGTACAAGGCAACTTCAAAAGATCAAAAGGAGTCTGAACCTTGCTGCATATGTCAG GAGGAGTATGTCAACGGAGATGAACTTGGAAAGCTGAAGTGTGGGCATGATTTTCATACTGACTGTATCAAACAATGGCTGAAGCAAAAGAATTTGTGCCCCATATGTAAAGCAACAACTGGGGATACTAAAGAAAAGTAA
- the LOC108223657 gene encoding probable E3 ubiquitin-protein ligase RHG1A isoform X2 — protein sequence MQSSQQNQLPDYMSLSNTAFTYLNATNSEGQNVSVGNTSGSSSIAAQSLFDHGGQNSELVWGSSMIGSSGVGPIRQSETASVFPVNAGSYSYSQNANGPVFVQSSAVSQDFNINAGSGEQGSDDCQIVERPNIFKSGSSVNARLPSSGSSSNPYGLHLGGYVEDRDGRPGSSSAGRHLSRKRKAMDGDIGQSSGSGTSNYYQQAGGSAWHTARPNASNSLNISLPSDNASGTSQLERFNQGFQVSAGGIPSEIPPAVTAARTSESSHRNLRLRFSSSHQLDSSPANAFAAGTAVGPVDYFTRHQPQRSTPVNGPLDLLPPAITSSGIMQSQSSLAHVPVMHHNLQSARWNRNSSLRPGSSSGVAIPGDNQGIASHYEARSRILQQNMLEHHMFIPSGMTASTQSQGPWGLTSGNNIAVSAAAPHSVSAAAAPQSVSAAAPHNGSAAGSNPTSAPNAVRIRNSPQHSRRLSELVRRSLLSSSGIQSGGQTSNALSGTPASAQGTNIPSGDQGHHLPQSRSANLPTRRYDGAFGIPVSLRTLAAATAPEGRSRLVSEIRNVLAQMRRGEGLRFEDIMMLDQSVLFGMADHDGHRDMRLDIDNMSYEELLALEDRIGYVNTGLSENAMKKCLKKRKYKATSKDQKESEPCCICQEEYVNGDELGKLKCGHDFHTDCIKQWLKQKNLCPICKATTGDTKEK from the exons ATGCAGAGTTCTCAACAGAACCAGCTTCCAGATTATATGTCACTCAGTAATACAGCATTTACATATCTGAATGCTACCAATTCAGAAGGGCAAAATGTAAGTGTAGGGAATACGAGTGGATCAAGTTCTATTGCTGCACAAAGCCTTTTTGATCATGGTGGACAGAACTCTGAGCTTGTATGGGGGTCTTCAATGATTGGTTCTTCTGGAGTTGGTCCCATCCGGCAAAGTGAAACTGCAAGTGTTTTCCCTGTGAATGCTGGTAGTTACAGTTATAGTCAGAATGCAAATGGTCCGGTGTTTGTGCAGAGTTCTGCTGTTTCTCAGGACTTTAACATTAATGCAGGATCTGGGGAACAAGGTAGTGATGATTGTCAGATTGTGGAACGCCCCAATATATTCAAGTCTGGTTCATCAGTGAATGCACGATTACCGTCTAGTGGCAGTTCTTCTAATCCTTATGGGCTGCATCTTGGGGGATATGTGGAGGACAGAGATGGAAGACCAGGTAGTTCGTCAGCAGGTCGTCATTTATCCCGTAAAAGAAAAGCTATGGACGGAGACATTGGACAGTCGTCTGGAAGTGGTACTTCAAACTACTATCAGCAGGCTGGAGGTAGCGCATGGCATACTGCTCGTCCAAATGCCAGCAACAGCTTAAACATCTCATTACCATCAGACAATGCTAGTGGTACTAGTCAACTGGAGCGGTTTAATCAAGGATTTCAAGTGAGTGCAGGAGGCATTCCTTCAGAGATTCCTCCAGCTGTAACTGCAGCAAGAACTTCTGAAAGCTCTCATAGGAACTTGCGCTTAAGGTTCAGCTCTTCACATCAGTTAGATTCCTCACCAGCTAATGCGTTTGCAGCAGGGACTGCTGTTGGACCAGTTGATTATTTTACTCGCCATCAACCACAAAGGAGTACCCCCGTCAATGGTCCTTTGGATTTGTTACCACCAGCAATTACGTCCAGTGGAATAATGCAAAGTCAGTCCTCCCTTGCACATGTCCCTGTTATGCACCACAATCTACAATCTGCTAGGTGGAACAGAAATTCCAGCTTAAGACCTGGCAGTTCTTCAGGTGTTGCAATCCCGGGAGATAATCAAGGTATTGCATCTCATTACGAAGCAAGGTCAAGAATCTTGCAGCAAAATATGTTGGAGCATCACATGTTTATACCATCTGGGATGACAGCTTCAACTCAATCACAAGGTCCATGGGGTTTGACCAGTGGGAATAACATTGCTGTCTCTGCTGCTGCTCCTCACAGTGTCTCTGCTGCTGCTGCTCCTCAGAGTGTCTCTGCTGCTGCTCCTCACAATGGCTCTGCTGCTGGTTCCAATCCCACCTCTGCCCCTAACGCGGTCCGTATTCGTAATTCTCCACAACATTCACGCAGACTGTCTGAATTGGTTCGAAGATCCTTGTTATCCTCTTCTGGTATTCAATCTGGAGGTCAGACCAGCAATGCTCTTTCAGGTACTCCTGCTTCTGCACAAGGGACGAACATTCCATCTGGAGACCAGGGGCATCATTTGCCTCAGTCAAGGTCTGCAAATTTACCAACTAGACGTTATGATGGTGCTTTTGGAATCCCCGTTTCACTTCGAACTTTAGCTGCTGCCACTGCCCCTGAAGGAAGAAGCAGGCTTGTGTCTGAG ATTCGCAATGTATTGGCTCAAATGCGTAGGGGTGAGGGCTTGAGGTTTGAG GACATTATGATGCTTGACCAGTCTGTCTTATTTGGGATGGCTGATCACGATGGGCACAGGGATATGAGGCTTGATATTGATAACATGTCCTATGAG GAATTGTTGGCGCTGGAAGATCGCATTGGATACGTGAATACTGGATTGAGTGAAAATGCAATGAAAAAATGTCTGAAGAAGAGGAAGTACAAGGCAACTTCAAAAGATCAAAAGGAGTCTGAACCTTGCTGCATATGTCAG GAGGAGTATGTCAACGGAGATGAACTTGGAAAGCTGAAGTGTGGGCATGATTTTCATACTGACTGTATCAAACAATGGCTGAAGCAAAAGAATTTGTGCCCCATATGTAAAGCAACAACTGGGGATACTAAAGAAAAGTAA